From the Lysinibacillus fusiformis genome, the window TTGCAACGTTTCTACCTCGGGTAGTGGTGGAATCACTGATTGCCGCTCTTAAACGGGCGGATTTAGAAATGGAAGCATTGACATTAGAGCCGATTGCTGCCATTAATGTGCTAATTCCTCCAACGATGCGTCGCTTAAACGTGGCACTTGTTGATATAGGAGCTGGGACATCGGATATTGCCATTACGGATAAAAGTACAGTTGTGGCTTATGGCATGGTACCAACAGCTGGCGATGAAATAACAGAAGCTTTAAGCGATCACTATTTGCTAGACTTCCCTGTAGCTGAAGAGGCAAAACGTCAACTACAAACAGCAGAGGAGATACTGATTCAAGATATACTAGGCTTTGACCAGTTCTATCCTAAGGAGGAAGTTTTTTTAGCGATTGAGCCTGCAGTGAAACAGTTGGCAAAGTCTATCGGAGAAGAAATTTTACGACTCAATAACCGAGTAGCACCCAAAGCCGTTATGCTCGTTGGTGGAGGTAGCTTAACACCAAATCTAACTACAGAACTTGGCCAAGTTCTGGATTTACCAGCAAATCGTATTGCTGTTCGAGGTATTGATGCTATTCAAAACTTAACAAAGGAAGAACATATCAAAGCCTCACCTGAATTAGTCACGCCAATCGGTATTGCCATTGCTGCTAAAAAAATGCCGATTCAATATATGAGTTTAACGGTCAATAATCAAGTGGTTCGCCTTTTTGAACTAAAAGAAATGACTGTGGCAGATGCTTTTTTAGCTGCCAATATTCGCGCAAAGCAATTATATGGAAAACCAGGTCATGGGCTTTCTATCAGTGTCAACGGACAGGATATTTTTATACCAGGTGGGCATGGCCAGCCAGCAGAAATATTTGTAAACGGGCAACAGGCATCAACAAAAAGCCTGATTAAAACTGGAGATGCCATTCAGCTAATAGAAGGGCTAGATGGGCAACAGGCAACGGCTACAGTAAGAGATCTTATAGATGAAGCCGCAATAAAGACGGTGACTATTCAAAATACCAAATATGTGATTGAGCCGAAAATTACTGTGAATACCTCTTCTGCATCTCTTGAAACGGTTTTAAACGATCGTGATATCGTCGTTTTTGACATAGCCGAAACAATCGAGGATGTCTTTAAAATCACAAATAATTGGCATTTATTAAAGCAATTTGAATCCTATACGATTCAAGTTGATGGACAACCTTTGTATTTACCAGAATTTTCATCACAGCTAATGATTAATGGAAAAGTAGCTAAACTGAGCTATGCTGTACAAAATGGAGATGTGATTAGCTTCCAACAACCATCTTTACCAACCGTACAACATATAGCAGACCAAATGAACCTTTTGCTAGAGGATAAAATCATCATTCATTTTCAACAAGAAGTTTTGGAACTAAGGAAAACAGCAAATGAAGCGATTGTCAATAAAATGGTTGTGTCACCACAGTCCACTGTACCAAATGGGGCGACTTTAGTATTTAAAGAAAAGGATCGCAGTCGTTGGATTTATCAAGATGTTTTCCGTTTCTCTAATTGGCAGCTACCAAGCGCCTTTAAGGGGAATTTTACGATTTTAAGAAATGGTCAGCCAGCAAGCTTTGATACAGAAATATTCGGTGGTGATCAATTAGAAATACTATTAGAAACTTCACCAATCATTTAAAAAAGGGATACGTTACAACTTTATCTTGTAACGTATCCCTTTATATTATGCACTAAGCACGAACTTCTTCATTTGTCTCTTCTTTTTGTTCTGTTTCTTCTGTCGTCTCTTCGGCTTTTGGTTCCTCACTTGGAAGAAAATCCTCTAGCGGTTCTTCCCCTTCAAAGGAAACCGTACCATCATCAAAAACAGTTGGTGCTTTTGCCGTTTTTAGTGTTTTTACTTTCTCCACTAATTGTGTAGATTGCTCTTGAATTTGTTTAGAAAGTTGCACTGTTTTATCTTTTGCAGTTGTCGAGAAGTCTGCACTCTTATCTTTTAACTGAACAGCTTGTACAGCCACATCACTCCTTAAATCTTTTCCTGATTTTGGAGCTAACAGTAGACCTGCAGCAGCACCTACGATTCCTCCAACTAATGCGCCAATCACAAAATCCTTCATGTTTACACGCTCCTCTTCATAAATCGAGTCTTGCGGATGATAAAGCTGAGGCAATGAACTTTCAAGCTGTTGTTCCTTTACTTCGTTAAAATTTGGCTTTTGAGTTGTCATGCAACAATTCCTCCCCATCTAATTATCAAATTTGTCTAGACTGGTTGTCCATCTACTTTCACAGATGCATCTTCAACTTATGTCTAAGACTTTATTTTTATTCAGTCAGCATGGAATACTCACTGAATAATCATCATTTTTTACGACCCCATTTTCTTTTTGGTGTTTCTTCTACTTGCACAGTCTCAAATGCATAGGCATCAGGTGATACCGATTCTTGCTCAATGATTTTGCGTTTTTTCCATTTATCTGCAATACCCATCGCAACATTACTCCATTGTACAACTTGTGCAATTTTTTCTTCGTTCTGTTCTACGCTTTTAGAAACAGAAGAAGTAATCTGCTGAACAGAATTATTTAAACCATTCACGGAGTCACCAATACCTTTAACAGCTTGAACAACTGAATTTAATTGTTCAGATTTATGTTGAATATCCTCTGCTAAGCTATTTGTTTTTGATAATAAAGACGTTGTTTCGCGTGTAATGCCTTCCATCTGGCCTTCAATCCCAGATAATGTCCCAGCTAAGCTGTTTAGAATGGACTTGAGTGAGAATAAAGTCATGCCCACGCTCACACATAAAATTAAAAAACCGATTGCAGCAATAATGGCTGCAATATACAAAATCACTTCCATAAGTTGACCTCCTGCTAGTAAATTGTCTTTACTATTACTTTCCCTAACTTCGACAAAAAAAAACGGAATTCCTGCTTAAATTTGAGAAAAAACAGCTTAACCCCTACGGACTAAGCTGTTTCATTGTTTTTAAGCACGTCTTCAAAAGCATCTTGGAACTTGTGAACATCACCAGCGCCCATAAATAGGAATACCGCGCCATTATGTTTTGTTAATATATCAATTCCTTCAGTGGTAATCACTGCACTGCCTTCAATAAGTGATGCTAAATCATGAATAGAAAGCGCACCTTGCGTTTCTCTCGCAGAGCCAAATATATCACATAAATAGGCTGTATCCGCAAGGCTCAAACTATCCGCAAAATCTTGTAAAAAAGCTTGTGTACGTGTAAATGTATGTGGTTGGAAAATTGCAACTAGCTCACGTTCAGGAAATTTTTGTCGTGCTGATTGAATTGTCGCACGAATTTCAGTTGGATGGTGTGCATAGTCATCTATTAAAACATTATCCCCTATATCGGTCTCAGTAAAACGTCTCTTTACACCTTTATACGTGTGTAAGCGATCCTGAATAATGTCTGGTGAAATGCCTTCATATTCACATAGCGTAATCACCGCCAATGTATTTAAAACAGCATGATCTCCAAATAACGGGATAAAGAAAGTGCTATAAAATTCATTACGTACAAAAACATCAAATTTTGTACCCTCAGTTGTTTTTTCTACATTACGAGCTTCAAAATCATTTTCAGCACCAAATCCATAATACACAACTGGCACTTTTGCTTGAATACGCTGAAGCTGTTCATCATCGCCACATGCTATAATTGCTTTTTTCACTTGTAATGCTAATGATTGAAAGGCAGAATATACGTCCTCTATATTAGCAAAGTAATCTGGATGATCAAAATCGATGTTCGTCATCACAGCATAATCAGGATTATAGGCTAAGAAGTGACGGCGGTATTCACATGCCTCCATGACAAAGAAATCCGAATTTTCATGACCTGCACCAGTACCATCACCAATTAAATAAGATGTTGGTTTATAACCACCTACCACATGTGCCATTAAGCCAGTCGTAGATGTTTTACCATGTGCACCTGTGATAGCAATGGATGTATAGTTGCCAATATATTCACCTAAAAATTTATGGTAACGAATGACTTCTACACCGATTTCTCGAGCACGTACTAATTCAGGATGATCGTCGGAAAACGCATTTCCTGCAATCACTGTCATACCTTCTTTAATATTATCTGCATTAAATGTAAAAATTGGAATATTACGTTCACGTAACGGTTGCTCCGTGAAGAAATATTTATCGACATCTGAGCCTTGTACTTGTTCACCAGCATCAAATAAGATTTGCGCTAGCGAACTCATGCCAGAACCTTTAATGCCTGTGAAATGAAAAACTGTCATTAATTAAACCCCCCGGGAATTTCAATATCCCATCTATCATCTATTAGGTGTATCGTATTATTTTACGAATGGTTAGGTATTAATACCTTCACAAGTGTTAAAAAATACGTACTATTCAACACATCTTGTCTATTATAGCACTTTTTATGCATAAGGATAGATGTGTAACTTTTCTAAAAAAACTAAATTCGACGTAAATTAGATAATCTAGACGAAAACAATGCAATTCTTATTCAAACATAGTAATTAAATCTTCTTCTGTAATGTAACTTTCACGCGGCTTACTTCCTCTCGCTTCCGAAACAAAACCATGTGATTCTAACATATCAATTAAACGAGCAGCACGATTATAGCCAATATGATACTTTCGTTGAATCAATGAAGTAGAAGCGCCCCCTTGCTCATAGACAAATCGGCAAACATCTTCAAACAAATCGTCCTGTTCTGCGGACACCTCTGTTTTCTTCAATAATTCCTCTTGATCGAAAATATAATCAGGCTCTCCTTGTTCACGAACATGCTCAATAATCGCTTCAATTTCATCGTCTGTAACAAATGTTCCCTGTAGGCGCACTGGCGCTGACATACCATTACCTAAATATAACATATCCCCTCGACCAAGTAACCTTTCTGCTCCCTGCCCATCTAAAATGGTACGGGAATCAATTTGAGAGGAAACAGCAAAGGCAATACGTGTAGGGATATTTGATTTGATTAACCCTGTAATAACATCCACAGAAGGTCTTTGCGTTGCAACAATTAAATGAATACCACATGCACGCGCCTTTTGGGCAATACGGCAAATAGCTTCCTCTACATCTGCTGGAGACATCATCATTAAATCAGCTAACTCATCAATGACAATTAAAATATAAGGCAACTTCAGACTATGTTCATTATTTTTATCCGCTATTGCGTTATAACGTGTAATATCACGTGCACCTGCATGTGCAAATAGTTGATAGCGACGCTCCATTTCCTCTACAGCCCATTTCAGTGCAGCCGTTGCAGCCTTTACATCGGTAATGACTGGACTAACTAAATGTGGAATATGGTTAAATGGCGCCAGCTCCACCATTTTAGGGTCGATCAGCATGAGTTTTAACTCGTGAGGTGCAGCTTTATATAATAAACTAACCAAAATAGAATTAATACAAACCGATTTACCCGAACCCGTTGCACCAGCAATTAAGCCATGAGGCATTTTTCGTAAATCTAACGTAACAGGCTTTCCAGTTAAATCAAGACCTAAAGCTGCCTCTAATGGCGAATCCGACTCAACGAAAGAGGCACTATTTGTTACCTCAGATAATCGAACAGCTCGAGATACTCGATTTGGAATCTCAATACCTATTGAGCTTTTCCCAGGAATTGGTGCCTGAATACGAATATCTTTTGCTGCTAAGGCAAGTTTTAAATCATCTGCTAAGTTTCGAATTTTACTAACCTTCGTACCATGACTCACCGTTATTTCAAATTGAGTAACAGCTGGGCCTTGCATAATCGATTCAATTTGCGCAGAAACTTGGAAATAAGATAATGCTTCGACTAATGTATCGCCCTGTTGCTCCATCCAATCCGTATCCTGTGTTTTTTCCTCTGGTGGCTCTAGGTATTCATCCGTTGGCTTTTGATAGACATGAACTGGCTTCGCAGGTATTACAGCTTCCATTTCTACTACTTGATCCTCAACCGATTCTACTGGAACAGCCTCTACAATTTCTGAAACTACTTCTATGTCGGGAGCTGGTACTGGTTCAAGATCTGGCTCTAGCTCAAGTTCTGGCTCTACCTCAAGTTCCGTATCTAGCTTAAGTTCTGGCTCTTGTTCCAGTTCCGAATCTAGTTCTGGTTCTGGTTCTGGTTCTGGCTCTAGCTCAGGTTCAGGCTCTAGCTCAATCGTTGCTGAAATTTCATCAGCGGTTGCTTTTTCGATTGCTATTCTTTCTTTCTTGGAGATACCTGACATTGATGTAACAGGGGCCATTGTAATCACAGCTACAGGCTCTTCAGCACTGTATTTTGAAGTGACCCTTTCTACATCATCTTTAATATCAAGTTGGACTGGAAAATCTGCTTGTGATTGAACATTCTCTGTCATAAGCAAATCAATGTCCTCTTCTGGCTTTGTTACGCAAGTTTCATTTGTTGTAATGCTGTCTAAGGAAGATGATTCTTCTGTCGTCACATCCACTAGCCTATTTTTCACTGCTTCAGGCTTGCTTTCTACACGGATAGGCTGCTGGGCCACCTTTAATTGCTGTTGAATTCTCCATCTTTCTTTATCTGTTTTTAACATGAGTACATTAAATGGAATTCGACTTTTTTCTTCCCTCGATGCAGTATCAGGAGATTGGTCATCCATTGACGGTTGAACGACTGTAACTTCTCCAATATGGATCGTAGAATTTTCGATTTGTACTTGTTCCACAATCATTTCCTTGACATGGATTTCAGATGAATCTGCAGAAAGTTGTTGAACAGTTTGATCTTGCACAACAGCTTCTTTCACTTGATCTTCAAAATCCATTGCAAAAGAAGACGTTTGAGGTACAGTTGCATTTGATGACAAATTATCCATTTCATCTTTATGCTCAACCAACACTTCGTCCTCAAAAATAATGGGTTCATTTACTGTCGATAGCTCTTTCGGTTGAATGATTTCATGATGCTCTGTAACAACCGTTTGGATTGTGCTAGCCGGCTCTTTTTCTTCTAGTATATTTTCATTTACCTCATTTGTTGTCGCTTCTTTTAAAGGCTTTGCAGCAGTTATCTTTTCAACTGCCTGTACATCAGTTTCTTGCTTCTCATGTTCTTCTTTTCTTTTATCTAATAATTCTTTGATTGGACTTGGTTTTGCAAAACCATAGACGGGTGAAGGCACATCTGTTGGCACAAAACGCTTACGATTCTCAGGTAAAATATTTTCAACTTTTTGTTCTTTCCGCTGACTCTTTTCTTTTGGTGCAGGTGTAGGGTTTATATTAGCAGTCTCATTTTGTGCATCTCGAAACACTAAGCTTGCTCTTGAACGATATTCCTGTTCTAAAGGCTGACTTTTCATCATTGTTTTTCTACCTGTTCGTTTAGAGCGGTTTGCTAATAAATCCCGAATCCCTGAAACCTCTACATCATAAACACTAGAGTCGACAATATGATGATTTAAATGCTTTGGTAACGATAAATCTCCAATTTGTCCATAATCATCCTCATCCATTTGGTCAAACATTTCTTTTGATGGCGTGTATGATGTCCCACCTTCATCATCGTCAATCAAAGGGAAACGGAAAGTCTTTTGCTTAGCCATTGGTGGTTCTTTATGTGTATGTAATTGCTCTGACTGTACTTCTCCATAGTCCTCATAATATTCTTCATACTCATAATCTTCGTCTTCTTTATTAATAAATTTACTAATTTGTTTTTTAAACCAGTTCACTTCGTTTCACTCATTTCTCTTACACTTCATTTATAGCATTGTCTAGTTTTCTATTATTCCATAGCTCAATGTCTACATGAAAAAGCATACCATAAAAACGGTCTTGAAACTTGCATTTAGAGGCTCATTCTAAACAAAAAAATCGTTATGCTACTAGCATATTAGTAACATAACGATTTAGGGCATTTCACCTTGATACAAGGAATAATATCATGATAAAACATTTAAATTTTAATAATTTCTTTTTTAAATAGAGGAATTTTTATTTAGTTGGTGCTTCAAAAGCACTACCAACAATAGCATCCTCTGGTAATACTAAAATTCCTTTTTCAGATGGTGCGTTAGGAATCGCTAATTCACGTGCTGAACAAAGCATGCCGTAAGAATCAACACCACGTAAATTTCCTTCTTTAATAAGCATTCCTGAAGGCATTACGGCACCAATTTTCGCAACAACTACCTTCTGACCTGCTTCTACATTCGGAGCACCACAAACAATTTGTAATGTCTCATCTCCTATATTCACTGAACAGATACTCAATTTATCAGCATTAGGATGCTTGTCCTTTGTCTCTACATAACCAACAACAAACTTTGGAGAAAAATCAACATCAAGATTGATACTAGCTCCATTTTTTTCGATTGCTGCTGTTAGCTGCGCTACTAATTCTGGTGTCACTTCCACTAAGCCTTTTGCTTCTGTTTGGATGTAACTGCTTGCATTAAATAAATTAAAGGCTTTAATTTCTCCTGTTTGAGCTTCCTTTAAAATAGCAATATCTCCAGCGCGTTCTACTACTGTTTTCACAATAGCCTCCGTTGCTAGTTGAACTAGTAAGACATCTCCTACATGCTCTTTGTTGTAAAATACGTTCATTGTTATTCTTGCTCCTTTTTCACTCTGTTTTTGGCTAAGATAAAGATCGGTTCTAGTTCCCCATCTTCATAAATAAAAGATAATGACGTAATCGGTACCGTACCGACAGCAAAGAAATGCATCGTCATCTGTGCTAATACATCATACCCTGTTTCATTGCGAATATCACCTATAATTAATACATCTTGATGTGGCACAGATAATGTCATATCACCTTCCACTAGTGCATGCATTTCTTTCAAAAAGCTATCATTTAAA encodes:
- the pilM gene encoding pilus assembly protein PilM; translation: MSSKLFALDIGTRSVVGIILQEENDHFHVEDILVKEHKERAMVDGQIHNVMYVADLINEIKRELEEKHGPLTKVSVAAAGRSLKTEQASVTINIRNRPIFTEEDISRLELQAVQQAQQQLLQQKEDAKISHYYCVGYSVLYYRLDGEEIGSLLDQQGDEAQIEVIATFLPRVVVESLIAALKRADLEMEALTLEPIAAINVLIPPTMRRLNVALVDIGAGTSDIAITDKSTVVAYGMVPTAGDEITEALSDHYLLDFPVAEEAKRQLQTAEEILIQDILGFDQFYPKEEVFLAIEPAVKQLAKSIGEEILRLNNRVAPKAVMLVGGGSLTPNLTTELGQVLDLPANRIAVRGIDAIQNLTKEEHIKASPELVTPIGIAIAAKKMPIQYMSLTVNNQVVRLFELKEMTVADAFLAANIRAKQLYGKPGHGLSISVNGQDIFIPGGHGQPAEIFVNGQQASTKSLIKTGDAIQLIEGLDGQQATATVRDLIDEAAIKTVTIQNTKYVIEPKITVNTSSASLETVLNDRDIVVFDIAETIEDVFKITNNWHLLKQFESYTIQVDGQPLYLPEFSSQLMINGKVAKLSYAVQNGDVISFQQPSLPTVQHIADQMNLLLEDKIIIHFQQEVLELRKTANEAIVNKMVVSPQSTVPNGATLVFKEKDRSRWIYQDVFRFSNWQLPSAFKGNFTILRNGQPASFDTEIFGGDQLEILLETSPII
- a CDS encoding YtxH domain-containing protein, whose amino-acid sequence is MTTQKPNFNEVKEQQLESSLPQLYHPQDSIYEEERVNMKDFVIGALVGGIVGAAAGLLLAPKSGKDLRSDVAVQAVQLKDKSADFSTTAKDKTVQLSKQIQEQSTQLVEKVKTLKTAKAPTVFDDGTVSFEGEEPLEDFLPSEEPKAEETTEETEQKEETNEEVRA
- a CDS encoding DUF948 domain-containing protein; its protein translation is MEVILYIAAIIAAIGFLILCVSVGMTLFSLKSILNSLAGTLSGIEGQMEGITRETTSLLSKTNSLAEDIQHKSEQLNSVVQAVKGIGDSVNGLNNSVQQITSSVSKSVEQNEEKIAQVVQWSNVAMGIADKWKKRKIIEQESVSPDAYAFETVQVEETPKRKWGRKK
- the murC gene encoding UDP-N-acetylmuramate--L-alanine ligase, which translates into the protein MTVFHFTGIKGSGMSSLAQILFDAGEQVQGSDVDKYFFTEQPLRERNIPIFTFNADNIKEGMTVIAGNAFSDDHPELVRAREIGVEVIRYHKFLGEYIGNYTSIAITGAHGKTSTTGLMAHVVGGYKPTSYLIGDGTGAGHENSDFFVMEACEYRRHFLAYNPDYAVMTNIDFDHPDYFANIEDVYSAFQSLALQVKKAIIACGDDEQLQRIQAKVPVVYYGFGAENDFEARNVEKTTEGTKFDVFVRNEFYSTFFIPLFGDHAVLNTLAVITLCEYEGISPDIIQDRLHTYKGVKRRFTETDIGDNVLIDDYAHHPTEIRATIQSARQKFPERELVAIFQPHTFTRTQAFLQDFADSLSLADTAYLCDIFGSARETQGALSIHDLASLIEGSAVITTEGIDILTKHNGAVFLFMGAGDVHKFQDAFEDVLKNNETA
- a CDS encoding DNA translocase FtsK; amino-acid sequence: MNWFKKQISKFINKEDEDYEYEEYYEDYGEVQSEQLHTHKEPPMAKQKTFRFPLIDDDEGGTSYTPSKEMFDQMDEDDYGQIGDLSLPKHLNHHIVDSSVYDVEVSGIRDLLANRSKRTGRKTMMKSQPLEQEYRSRASLVFRDAQNETANINPTPAPKEKSQRKEQKVENILPENRKRFVPTDVPSPVYGFAKPSPIKELLDKRKEEHEKQETDVQAVEKITAAKPLKEATTNEVNENILEEKEPASTIQTVVTEHHEIIQPKELSTVNEPIIFEDEVLVEHKDEMDNLSSNATVPQTSSFAMDFEDQVKEAVVQDQTVQQLSADSSEIHVKEMIVEQVQIENSTIHIGEVTVVQPSMDDQSPDTASREEKSRIPFNVLMLKTDKERWRIQQQLKVAQQPIRVESKPEAVKNRLVDVTTEESSSLDSITTNETCVTKPEEDIDLLMTENVQSQADFPVQLDIKDDVERVTSKYSAEEPVAVITMAPVTSMSGISKKERIAIEKATADEISATIELEPEPELEPEPEPEPELDSELEQEPELKLDTELEVEPELELEPDLEPVPAPDIEVVSEIVEAVPVESVEDQVVEMEAVIPAKPVHVYQKPTDEYLEPPEEKTQDTDWMEQQGDTLVEALSYFQVSAQIESIMQGPAVTQFEITVSHGTKVSKIRNLADDLKLALAAKDIRIQAPIPGKSSIGIEIPNRVSRAVRLSEVTNSASFVESDSPLEAALGLDLTGKPVTLDLRKMPHGLIAGATGSGKSVCINSILVSLLYKAAPHELKLMLIDPKMVELAPFNHIPHLVSPVITDVKAATAALKWAVEEMERRYQLFAHAGARDITRYNAIADKNNEHSLKLPYILIVIDELADLMMMSPADVEEAICRIAQKARACGIHLIVATQRPSVDVITGLIKSNIPTRIAFAVSSQIDSRTILDGQGAERLLGRGDMLYLGNGMSAPVRLQGTFVTDDEIEAIIEHVREQGEPDYIFDQEELLKKTEVSAEQDDLFEDVCRFVYEQGGASTSLIQRKYHIGYNRAARLIDMLESHGFVSEARGSKPRESYITEEDLITMFE
- the ytpR gene encoding YtpR family tRNA-binding protein → MNVFYNKEHVGDVLLVQLATEAIVKTVVERAGDIAILKEAQTGEIKAFNLFNASSYIQTEAKGLVEVTPELVAQLTAAIEKNGASINLDVDFSPKFVVGYVETKDKHPNADKLSICSVNIGDETLQIVCGAPNVEAGQKVVVAKIGAVMPSGMLIKEGNLRGVDSYGMLCSARELAIPNAPSEKGILVLPEDAIVGSAFEAPTK